In one Bradyrhizobium sp. 4 genomic region, the following are encoded:
- a CDS encoding DUF4142 domain-containing protein yields MFVRWSAAIAAAILLSSPALLQDARAADKPTDPQIAHIAYTAGVIDINAAKQAQKKAKNKDVKAFAEDMLRDHEAVNKQALALVKKLNVTPEDNDTSKALSKQASDKLAELDKLNGAAFDKAYVANEVAYHKTVNGALETQLIPSASNAELKSLLQTGLKIFQGHQQHAEHVAAELK; encoded by the coding sequence ATGTTCGTTCGTTGGAGCGCGGCGATCGCCGCTGCAATTTTGTTGTCGAGCCCTGCGCTGCTGCAAGACGCCAGAGCAGCCGACAAGCCGACCGATCCGCAGATCGCCCACATCGCCTACACCGCGGGCGTGATCGACATCAACGCAGCCAAGCAGGCGCAGAAGAAGGCCAAGAACAAGGACGTGAAGGCATTTGCCGAGGACATGCTGCGCGACCATGAGGCCGTCAACAAGCAGGCGCTCGCGCTGGTCAAGAAGCTGAACGTCACGCCTGAAGACAACGACACCAGCAAGGCGCTGTCAAAGCAGGCGAGCGATAAGCTCGCCGAACTCGACAAGCTAAATGGTGCGGCCTTCGACAAGGCCTATGTCGCAAACGAGGTCGCCTACCACAAGACGGTCAACGGCGCGCTGGAAACCCAGCTCATTCCATCCGCCAGCAATGCCGAGCTGAAGAGCCTGCTGCAGACCGGCCTGAAAATCTTCCAGGGGCATCAGCAGCATGCCGAGCATGTCGCGGCGGAGCTGAAATAG
- a CDS encoding cupredoxin domain-containing protein, with protein sequence MPGRLSAIVSAVLLVALAVPAHAATIEITMENLEVSPKDASAKVGDTIEWINKDVFAHTATAGNGDFDVNLPAKKSGTLVLKKAGTVDYYCRYHPNMKATLKIEP encoded by the coding sequence ATGCCGGGACGATTGTCTGCGATCGTGTCAGCGGTCCTGCTCGTGGCGTTGGCCGTCCCGGCGCACGCTGCGACCATCGAGATCACGATGGAGAATCTCGAAGTGTCGCCGAAAGACGCTTCGGCCAAGGTCGGCGACACCATTGAATGGATCAACAAGGACGTCTTCGCCCACACCGCGACTGCTGGGAACGGCGATTTCGACGTCAACCTGCCTGCGAAAAAATCAGGGACGTTGGTTCTCAAGAAGGCAGGCACGGTCGATTATTACTGCCGCTATCATCCCAACATGAAAGCGACGCTCAAGATCGAGCCCTAA